One window of Burkholderia vietnamiensis LMG 10929 genomic DNA carries:
- a CDS encoding glycosyltransferase family 2 protein — MNAVSKGRKLAEIEIGRRCDDFVDARVGAVVITYHPNIEKLEAVLRAVGKQVERIVVVDNGSSGALVANVASLCSRYNATFIELSENRGIASAQNTGIAELIRNGSDYVLLLDHDSVPFEQMVDALLRADVSLRANGHVVGAVGPVCEDARTGALWPFVRLDKWRVRRVTCSQTCPVIKTDFLIASGSLIHRSVFKSVGVMNESFFIDHVDTEWCLRANAAGYALFGVCAARLDHELGDRIVRLWAIRWRAVPVHSPVRMYYMFRNTIRLLAATPMCWTWRAVHAYRLFQFAFFYSLLVSPRPRYCRAMFFGALDGILRRMHQIDRSL; from the coding sequence ATGAACGCAGTAAGTAAAGGCCGAAAGCTCGCGGAAATAGAAATCGGACGCCGGTGCGATGACTTCGTCGACGCACGGGTCGGTGCTGTTGTTATTACTTATCATCCCAACATCGAAAAGCTGGAGGCGGTACTAAGGGCGGTCGGCAAGCAGGTTGAGCGGATAGTAGTTGTAGACAACGGATCTTCGGGGGCACTTGTGGCGAATGTGGCGTCACTATGTAGTAGATACAATGCCACCTTTATTGAGCTTTCCGAAAATAGGGGCATAGCGAGCGCGCAAAACACTGGCATAGCAGAGTTAATCCGAAATGGATCCGACTACGTCCTCCTCCTCGATCATGATAGCGTGCCATTTGAGCAGATGGTGGACGCGCTTCTGCGAGCAGATGTTTCATTGCGCGCGAATGGCCATGTCGTGGGTGCTGTTGGTCCTGTTTGCGAGGACGCGCGCACCGGTGCACTGTGGCCATTCGTTCGTCTCGACAAGTGGCGTGTACGTCGGGTGACCTGCTCCCAAACATGCCCTGTTATCAAGACAGATTTTCTAATCGCGTCAGGTTCGCTGATACATCGCTCGGTTTTTAAGTCCGTTGGCGTAATGAACGAGTCTTTTTTCATCGATCATGTCGATACCGAATGGTGTTTGAGAGCGAATGCCGCCGGTTACGCATTGTTCGGTGTCTGCGCGGCGAGGTTAGACCACGAATTGGGGGATCGAATAGTTCGGCTGTGGGCAATTCGCTGGCGTGCGGTTCCCGTGCACAGTCCGGTTCGCATGTATTACATGTTCCGCAACACAATTCGGCTGCTGGCAGCGACCCCAATGTGCTGGACTTGGCGCGCGGTACACGCCTATCGGTTATTCCAGTTTGCGTTTTTTTACTCTCTACTAGTGTCTCCCCGTCCAAGATATTGCCGTGCTATGTTTTTCGGGGCGCTTGACGGTATATTGCGGCGAATGCATCAAATTGACCGATCATTGTGA